A genomic window from Quercus lobata isolate SW786 chromosome 10, ValleyOak3.0 Primary Assembly, whole genome shotgun sequence includes:
- the LOC115963659 gene encoding pentatricopeptide repeat-containing protein At1g74900, mitochondrial-like, producing MFTQLQRSTSPLSHLKTHPPKPPYLLPRHSLTTAPPPPPPPQDAATLAKLILSSDPKTLTQTLQDPQIQWTQDLVNKTLKLLWNHGPKALHFFKTLDHHHHHANFTHSAASFDHAIDIAARMRDYKAVWGLVARMRSRRLGPSPKTFAIIAERFAAAGKPDRAFKLFMSMHEHGCFQDLNSFNTILDILCKSKRVEMAHNLFKMLKGRFKADCVSYNIIANGFCLIKRTPKALEVLKEMVEMGLNPSLTTYNIMLKGYFRASQIKEAWEFFLQMKKRKCGIDVVTYTTLVHGFGCAGEIKRARKVFDEMIKEGVLPSVVTYNALIQVLCKKDSVENAVLVFEEMVGKGYVPNSTTYNVLVRGLCHAGEMDRALEFMGRMKDDECEPNVQTYNIVIRYFCDAGEIEKGLEMFGKMGSGVCLPNLDTYNVLISAMFVRKKSDDLLVAGKLLIEMVERGFLPRKFTLNRVLNGLLLTGNQGFAKEILRLQSRCGRLPRQFKL from the coding sequence ATGTTCACTCAGCTTCAAAGATCTACTTCACCACTCTCCCATCTCAAAACCCACCCTCCAAAACCCCCATATTTACTTCCACGCCACTCTCTCACCAccgcaccaccaccaccgcctcCGCCACAAGACGCCGCGACCTTAGCTAAACTAATCCTCAGCTCCGAcccaaaaaccctaacccaaaCCCTCCAAGACCCTCAAATCCAATGGACCCAAGACCTAGTCAACAAAACCCTCAAGCTCCTCTGGAACCACGGACCCAAAGCCCTCCACTTCTTCAAAACCCtagaccaccaccaccaccacgccAATTTCACTCACTCCGCCGCCTCATTCGACCACGCCATCGACATCGCCGCCCGTATGCGCGACTACAAGGCGGTGTGGGGCCTCGTGGCCCGAATGCGCTCTCGCCGCCTCGGCCCAAGCCCGAAAACCTTCGCCATTATCGCCGAAAGGTTCGCCGCCGCAGGTAAACCCGATAGAGCCTTCAAACTCTTCATGTCAATGCACGAACACGGTTGTTTTCAGGACTTGAATTCGTTCAACACTATTCTTGACATTTTGTGCAAATCGAAACGCGTTGAAATGGCTCATAACTTGTTTAAGATGTTAAAGGGTAGGTTTAAGGCTGATTGTGTTAGCTATAATATAATAGCaaatgggttttgtttgattaagCGGACGCCTAAGGCGTTGGAGGTGTTGAAGGAAATGGTTGAGATGGGATTGAATCCGAGCTTAACGACGTATAATATAATGCTTAAAGGGTATTTTAGAGCTAGTCAGATTAAGGAAGCTTGGGAATTCTTTTTGCAAATGAAGAAAAGGAAATGTGGGATTGATGTTGTTACTTATACTACCTTGGTTCATGGGTTTGGTTGTGCGGGCGAGATTAAGAGAGCTagaaaggtttttgatgagaTGATTAAGGAAGGGGTGCTTCCTTCGGTTGTGACATATAATGCTTTGATTCAGGTTTTGTGTAAGAAGGATAGTGTGGAAAATGCAGTTTTGGTTTTTGAAGAGATGGTGGGAAAGGGGTATGTGCCTAATTCGACGACTTATAATGTCTTGGTTAGAGGATTGTGTCACGCAGGTGAAATGGATAGGGCATTGGAGTTTATGGGAAGAATGAAGGACGATGAGTGTGAGCCGAATGTTCAGACATATAACATTGTGATCCGTTATTTTTGTGATGCTGGAGAGATAGAAAAGGGTTTGGAGATGTTTGGAAAGATGGGTAGTGGGGTTTGCTTGCCCAATTTGGATACGTATAATGTTTTGATAAGTGCGATGTTTGTGAGGAAGAAATCGGATGATTTGTTGGTGGCTGGGAAGTTGTTGATTGAGATGGTTGAGAGAGGATTTTTGCCTCGAAAGTTCACTCTCAATCGGGTTTTGAATGGGCTTTTGCTAACTGGTAATCAAGGTTTTGCAAAAGAGATTTTGAGATTGCAGAGTAGATGTGGCCGTCTTCCACGTCAGTTCAAGCTGTGA